A genome region from Geodermatophilus bullaregiensis includes the following:
- a CDS encoding DUF427 domain-containing protein produces the protein MTTATWNGTVIAESDDIVTVEGNAYFPRSSVREDVLRPSSTHTVCPWKGTASYLTLEVDGQTNPDAAFYYPEPKEAAKQITDRVAFWRGVEVR, from the coding sequence ATGACCACCGCCACCTGGAACGGGACCGTCATCGCCGAGTCCGACGACATCGTCACCGTCGAGGGCAACGCCTACTTCCCGCGCTCGTCGGTGCGCGAGGACGTGCTGCGCCCGTCGTCCACGCACACCGTCTGCCCCTGGAAGGGCACCGCGTCCTACCTGACCCTCGAGGTCGACGGGCAGACCAACCCCGACGCGGCCTTCTACTACCCCGAGCCCAAGGAGGCCGCGAAGCAGATCACCGACCGCGTGGCCTTCTGGCGCGGCGTCGAGGTGCGGTGA
- a CDS encoding LppU/SCO3897 family protein, whose protein sequence is MTGAPLAPAGDQEHDMTHPGQPGTPPLPTGGPRSGPQVPPARPGAQSSGGQRPGTELFGSPQPGAPAGGWGHPGPGTVAGQHPAPGSGPAPDQGFPPGQGSPPGPGTPLPSAPAVRNGKARLGGAIGAVVVAGGVAAVAFGGLGDPEVGHCVQPVGISFETVACDDPEAELRIVGVVDAEMSEAEFDADPDPCADFPSAVSALWQQEAAGTDGTVYCAEAI, encoded by the coding sequence GTGACCGGCGCCCCCCTGGCGCCGGCCGGAGACCAGGAGCACGACATGACCCACCCGGGACAGCCCGGCACCCCGCCGCTGCCGACCGGAGGCCCGCGGTCCGGGCCGCAGGTGCCGCCGGCCCGGCCCGGGGCGCAGTCCTCCGGCGGGCAGCGGCCCGGCACGGAGCTGTTCGGGAGCCCGCAGCCGGGTGCGCCGGCCGGCGGCTGGGGCCACCCCGGCCCCGGCACGGTCGCGGGGCAGCATCCCGCGCCGGGCTCGGGCCCCGCGCCGGACCAGGGGTTCCCGCCGGGCCAAGGCTCCCCGCCCGGTCCGGGCACGCCGCTCCCGTCCGCCCCGGCCGTCAGGAACGGGAAGGCGCGCCTGGGCGGTGCCATCGGTGCGGTCGTCGTCGCCGGCGGTGTCGCGGCCGTCGCCTTCGGCGGCCTCGGCGACCCCGAGGTCGGCCACTGCGTGCAGCCGGTCGGGATCTCCTTCGAGACCGTGGCCTGCGACGACCCGGAGGCCGAGCTCCGCATCGTCGGCGTCGTCGACGCGGAGATGAGCGAGGCCGAGTTCGACGCCGACCCGGACCCGTGCGCCGACTTCCCCTCCGCGGTCAGCGCACTGTGGCAGCAGGAGGCCGCCGGGACCGACGGCACCGTCTACTGCGCCGAGGCCATCTGA
- a CDS encoding PaaI family thioesterase, producing the protein MADDAPVGGFAERLGASLQESDDGSATLAFEAADEHLNPAGTLHGGVVATLVDTVMGQAVRTTTGDGEVPATSQLTVTYLRPGRPGPLEVRGRVRTRGEHLTICEADVEQDGKAVAHAVATFALLER; encoded by the coding sequence ATGGCAGACGACGCGCCGGTGGGCGGGTTCGCAGAACGGCTCGGAGCGAGCCTGCAGGAGTCCGACGACGGCTCCGCGACGCTGGCGTTCGAGGCCGCCGACGAGCACCTCAACCCCGCGGGGACGCTGCACGGCGGCGTCGTCGCGACGCTGGTGGACACCGTGATGGGTCAGGCGGTCCGCACCACCACCGGGGACGGCGAGGTGCCCGCGACCAGCCAGCTCACGGTCACCTACCTGCGCCCGGGCAGGCCGGGGCCGCTGGAGGTGCGCGGGCGGGTGCGCACCCGCGGCGAGCACCTGACGATCTGCGAGGCCGACGTCGAGCAGGACGGCAAGGCGGTCGCGCACGCGGTGGCGACCTTCGCGCTGCTCGAACGCTGA